One genomic segment of Roseofilum reptotaenium CS-1145 includes these proteins:
- a CDS encoding alpha/beta fold hydrolase: protein MKHASLSETQYYTWKTYRCAYEVSSSPQFDPQTTPLLLIHPIGVGLSRRFWDRFITQWRDQGYSQPIYNPDLLGCGEGDMPRVAYTPEDWAEQLNYFIETVIQQPVILVVQGALFPVAIALTQQQNSHSWLKALVLSTPPAWPVITQTSPDWQNRLLWNGFDSPLGRAFYRYARRRQFLESFSIRQLFGEPKHVDDEWLDTLQVGAQNPASRHAVFSFLAGFWRRDYQEAIRKISQPTLVAVGEKASSISKEGKQEKADQWLTKYLAHLPNGEGKKIPGRNVLPYESTEIFVSLVAQQLSQWEL, encoded by the coding sequence ATGAAACACGCAAGCCTTTCAGAGACTCAATATTATACCTGGAAAACCTATCGCTGTGCCTATGAAGTCAGTTCTTCACCGCAATTCGATCCCCAAACTACTCCTCTGCTCCTTATCCATCCGATTGGCGTGGGATTATCCCGTAGGTTTTGGGATCGCTTTATTACTCAGTGGCGAGATCAAGGCTATAGCCAACCGATTTATAATCCAGATTTGCTCGGATGCGGTGAAGGTGATATGCCGCGAGTTGCCTATACTCCCGAAGATTGGGCGGAGCAACTTAACTATTTTATCGAAACGGTGATTCAACAACCGGTAATTTTGGTGGTTCAGGGGGCCTTATTTCCTGTGGCAATTGCTTTAACACAACAGCAAAATAGTCACTCCTGGCTTAAAGCACTTGTCTTATCTACTCCACCGGCTTGGCCAGTCATAACACAAACGAGTCCTGATTGGCAAAATCGTCTCCTCTGGAATGGCTTTGATTCCCCCCTGGGTAGAGCGTTTTATCGTTATGCTCGTCGTCGTCAGTTTTTAGAATCCTTTTCCATACGTCAACTCTTTGGCGAACCTAAGCACGTGGATGATGAATGGTTAGATACCCTCCAAGTTGGCGCTCAAAACCCCGCTAGTCGCCATGCTGTGTTTTCCTTTCTGGCTGGATTTTGGCGCAGAGATTATCAAGAAGCCATTAGGAAAATTTCCCAACCCACTCTCGTAGCCGTGGGTGAAAAAGCCTCCAGCATTAGCAAAGAAGGAAAGCAAGAAAAAGCCGATCAATGGCTGACTAAATATCTCGCCCATCTGCCCAATGGAGAAGGGAAAAAAATCCCAGGACGCAATGTTTTACCCTACGAATCTACAGAGATTTTTGTTTCTTTGGTTGCCCAACAGTTGAGTCAATGGGAATTATAA